The Sesamum indicum cultivar Zhongzhi No. 13 linkage group LG6, S_indicum_v1.0, whole genome shotgun sequence genome has a segment encoding these proteins:
- the LOC105165755 gene encoding uncharacterized protein LOC105165755, which yields MFATAIRYIAKKPKPKMKPIELKTPPEQTQTITRVIFDVLKEHGPLTVADTWEHVKTIGLKGLTSKRHMKIVMRWMRERQKLRQICNHVGPHKQFLYTTWFTKPDIKQTRPGTDAPRPKP from the exons ATGTTTGCTACTGCAATCAGGTATATTGCAAAGAAACCAAAGCCGAAGATGAAACCAATAGAACTCAAAACTCCGCCAGAGCAAACACAAACGATCACAAGGGTCATTTTCGATGTCTTGAAGGAGCACGGACCTCTAACCGTTGCTGATACTTGGGAGCATGTTAAG ACAATTGGGTTAAAAGGACTCACAAGTAAAAGACACATGAAGATAGTTATGAGATGgatgagagagagacagaAGCTAAGGCAAATATGCAACCATGTTGGGCCTCACAAGCAGTTCCTGTACACTACATGGTTCACAAAACCTGATATCAAGCAGACAAGGCCTGGAACTGACGCTCCGAGGCCAAAGCCATAA
- the LOC105165756 gene encoding LOW QUALITY PROTEIN: dehydrin DHN1 (The sequence of the model RefSeq protein was modified relative to this genomic sequence to represent the inferred CDS: deleted 2 bases in 1 codon): protein MAQYGDQYGRQTDEYGNPIRHTDEYGNPVHHRPGGTEQYGTTGAYGTTDQYGTTGTTGAYGGGPPRRSGSSSSSSSEDDGQGGRRKKGLKEKIKEKLPGGGHRDDQAHSGAATTTPGGGGYGYEHGGEHEKKGIMDKIKEKLPGGHHH from the exons ATGGCGCAATATGGTGACCAGTACGGCAGGCAGACCGACGAGTACGGCAATCCCATCCGCCACACCGACGAGTATGGCAACCCGGTTCATCACCGTCCCGGAGGGACTGAGCAGTACGGCACCACCGGAGCATATGGGACTACTGATCAGTATGGGACCACCGGCACCACCGGTGCTTAC GGGGGGGGCCCCCCCCGCCGCTCTGGCAGCTCCAGCAGCTCG TCATCGGAGGATGACGGGCAAGGTGGGAGGAGAAAGAAGGGGCTGAAAGAGAAGATAAAGGAGAAGCTGCCTGGAGGCGGACACAGGGATGATCAAGCTCATTCCGGCGCAGCCACCACCACCCCAGGCGGTGGTGGTTATGGCTATGAGCACGGGGGAGAGCACGAGAAGAAGGGAATCATGGATAAGATCAAGGAGAAGCTGCCGGGCGGCCACCACCATTag